The Fulvivirga ligni genome window below encodes:
- a CDS encoding SulP family inorganic anion transporter: MKNNIFSTLKSDLPSGLVVFLVALPLCLGIALASGAPLFSGLITGIIGGIVVGALSGSHVSVSGPAAGLTTIILAAINTLGSFQALLMAVVIAGILQLTLGIIKAGIVSHFFPSSVIKGMLAAIGIILILKQIPHAVGYDADYEGDISFFQFDGENTFSELTKALELFELGAVIIAAVCLIILILWEQPALKKNSLFKILPGGLVAVVVGVAMNQLFIGSESKLSLYNDHLVNLPIATDFNEFLGLFTLPDISILTNWQVYLTGATIAVVASLETLLCIEATDKLDPYKRITSTNRELRAQGIGNIVAGLIGGLPMTSVIVRSSANIDSGAKSKLSAIIHGILLFVTVIFIPQILNMIPLAALAAILLVVGYKLARISLFKRMYELGWNQFIPFIITILAILFTDLLIGIGIGMGASIFFILRDNFRSSFEFNSKGEIGNGGKKIIIDLPEEMTFLNKGSMLATLRDIPENSDVVIDVSKSRIIDHDVKEVIQNFQETAKHKNINLELKGNETWKKHIIG, translated from the coding sequence ATGAAGAATAATATCTTTTCAACCTTAAAAAGTGATTTACCCTCAGGTCTGGTTGTATTTTTAGTAGCCCTACCTCTGTGTTTAGGTATAGCCCTGGCCTCAGGCGCACCTCTTTTCTCAGGCCTTATTACAGGTATCATAGGTGGTATTGTAGTAGGAGCTTTAAGCGGATCTCATGTGAGTGTATCCGGCCCTGCTGCGGGATTAACTACTATAATACTGGCCGCAATAAATACCTTAGGCTCTTTTCAAGCATTATTGATGGCTGTAGTCATCGCAGGTATTCTGCAGCTCACATTAGGCATTATAAAAGCAGGCATAGTAAGCCACTTTTTTCCATCGTCAGTAATTAAAGGAATGTTAGCGGCCATAGGTATAATCCTGATATTGAAACAAATACCTCATGCTGTGGGATATGACGCGGACTATGAAGGCGATATTTCTTTCTTCCAGTTCGATGGAGAAAATACGTTTTCAGAATTAACCAAGGCTCTTGAGTTATTCGAACTTGGAGCTGTAATCATTGCAGCAGTTTGCTTGATTATACTTATCCTATGGGAGCAGCCGGCGCTCAAGAAAAATAGTTTATTCAAAATACTTCCTGGAGGCTTAGTAGCAGTAGTAGTAGGTGTTGCAATGAATCAACTTTTTATAGGCTCAGAATCTAAACTTTCTCTTTACAACGACCATCTGGTAAATTTACCGATAGCCACAGACTTCAATGAATTCCTTGGGTTATTTACTTTACCGGATATTTCAATACTTACTAATTGGCAGGTTTATTTAACTGGAGCCACCATAGCTGTAGTGGCGAGTTTAGAAACATTACTTTGTATAGAAGCCACAGACAAGCTAGATCCCTACAAAAGAATCACCTCTACTAACAGAGAGTTAAGAGCCCAAGGTATAGGTAATATTGTTGCTGGTTTAATTGGCGGACTTCCCATGACATCAGTAATTGTAAGAAGTTCTGCAAATATTGACAGTGGAGCCAAGAGCAAATTATCAGCCATTATTCATGGTATATTACTTTTCGTAACCGTCATATTTATACCTCAAATACTAAACATGATTCCGCTTGCTGCATTGGCCGCGATATTATTAGTGGTGGGCTATAAACTTGCAAGAATATCACTGTTCAAGAGAATGTATGAATTAGGATGGAATCAATTCATACCATTCATTATCACTATCTTAGCAATATTATTCACCGACTTACTTATCGGAATAGGCATAGGTATGGGAGCATCTATCTTCTTTATACTAAGAGATAACTTCAGATCATCTTTTGAGTTTAACAGTAAAGGTGAAATAGGAAATGGAGGTAAAAAAATTATCATAGATTTGCCTGAAGAAATGACTTTTCTAAACAAGGGAAGCATGCTAGCTACTTTACGAGATATACCAGAAAACTCTGATGTGGTGATTGATGTAAGCAAGAGCCGAATCATAGACCATGATGTAAAAGAGGTAATTCAAAATTTTCAAGAAACAGCGAAACATAAAAACATTAATTTAGAACTAAAAGGTAACGAGACATGGAAAAAACATATAATAGGCTAA
- the can gene encoding carbonate dehydratase gives MEKTYNRLIEGNKKWSDEKSGIDPEFFKTLSQGQSPEFLWIGCSDSRVPANEITGTNSGEIFVHRNVANLVVHTDMNFLSVLQYSVEVLKVKHIIVCGHYGCGGVQTAMTNNDAGLVNNWLRNIKDVYDKYQIELDNITDEKEKTNHLVELNAIEQAYNLARTSIVQNAWKQRELHVHAWVYGLSTGRIKELGVTITGPQDLPNIYQYK, from the coding sequence ATGGAAAAAACATATAATAGGCTAATTGAAGGAAATAAAAAATGGTCAGATGAGAAGTCCGGCATTGATCCAGAATTTTTTAAGACCCTCTCACAAGGCCAGTCTCCTGAATTTTTATGGATAGGATGCTCAGACAGTAGAGTACCCGCCAACGAAATCACCGGCACTAATTCTGGAGAGATTTTCGTTCACAGAAATGTGGCTAACCTGGTAGTTCACACAGACATGAACTTTTTAAGTGTTCTTCAATATTCTGTAGAGGTTTTAAAGGTTAAGCATATTATTGTATGCGGTCACTATGGCTGTGGTGGTGTTCAAACAGCCATGACTAACAATGACGCAGGCCTTGTAAACAACTGGTTAAGAAACATTAAAGATGTTTATGACAAGTATCAGATTGAGCTGGATAACATTACTGACGAAAAAGAAAAAACCAACCATTTGGTAGAGCTTAACGCTATTGAGCAAGCCTACAACCTGGCAAGAACATCCATTGTACAAAACGCATGGAAACAAAGAGAACTTCATGTTCACGCCTGGGTTTATGGTTTAAGCACTGGTAGAATTAAAGAATTAGGTGTTACGATTACCGGTCCACAAGACTTACCTAACATCTACCAATACAAATAA
- a CDS encoding S41 family peptidase — protein sequence MKGKKLIITALAIGSIISFFAFTSPGQRYFEIAKNLEIFSSLFKEVNGYYVDEVNPNETIKIGIDAMLASLDPYTNYIPENEIEDYRTQSTGQYAGIGAITGRMDGKIMVIMLVEGFSAEKKGLQIGDQIIAVDGIDVTQMDSEQIGELMKGQANTSVSLTVNRYGQDTPVTLELKREKVTIKNVPYYGLVGKDIGYIKQTQFTMHAGKEVRDALKELKDKGAKKVILDLRGNPGGLLMEAVNISNVFIPKGMEVVSTKGKITENNASYKTLSQPEDTDIPLAVLISSGSASASEIVAGTIQDYDRGVIIGEKSFGKGLVQQTRPLSYNAQLKVTTAKYYTPSGRCIQALDYSHRNTDGSVGKVPDSLKREFFTKNHRSVFDGGGIDPDVDVDHKDVAPITYALYADGLLFDYATIYHSKHPEIASAANFSLTDEEYDAFISWLDNQDYDYSTSAEETLSELTEYAHKEKYYPEIEDQLSALKNTLMKSKANDLKDHKSQLKALLEEEITSRYYLESGSIESTFDHDSDIKAAVELLNDSEKYKAILAGS from the coding sequence ATGAAAGGGAAGAAACTCATTATTACGGCATTAGCAATTGGTTCAATTATCAGCTTTTTCGCGTTTACCTCACCAGGTCAGCGATACTTCGAAATAGCTAAAAACCTGGAAATATTCTCGTCCTTGTTTAAGGAGGTGAATGGCTATTATGTAGATGAGGTAAACCCTAATGAAACCATCAAAATAGGGATAGATGCCATGCTGGCTTCGCTGGATCCCTATACCAATTACATTCCTGAAAATGAAATAGAGGATTACCGGACCCAAAGCACAGGGCAATACGCTGGAATAGGTGCCATTACGGGTCGTATGGATGGAAAAATCATGGTAATCATGCTCGTAGAAGGTTTTTCAGCAGAGAAAAAAGGGCTACAAATAGGCGATCAGATCATAGCTGTCGATGGCATTGATGTAACTCAAATGGACAGTGAACAGATTGGTGAGCTGATGAAAGGACAGGCTAATACTTCTGTTTCACTTACAGTAAATAGATATGGACAGGATACGCCAGTTACTTTAGAGCTAAAAAGAGAGAAAGTTACGATAAAGAACGTTCCGTATTACGGCCTGGTAGGTAAAGACATAGGCTACATTAAACAAACTCAGTTCACCATGCACGCCGGCAAAGAGGTTAGAGATGCCTTAAAAGAACTAAAGGATAAAGGAGCAAAAAAAGTCATTTTGGACCTACGTGGCAACCCTGGTGGTCTGCTTATGGAAGCTGTAAATATCTCTAATGTTTTTATTCCAAAGGGAATGGAAGTAGTGAGTACCAAAGGCAAAATCACGGAAAATAACGCTTCTTATAAAACACTGAGCCAACCTGAAGACACTGACATTCCTTTAGCCGTGCTCATTAGCAGCGGTAGCGCTTCTGCTTCTGAAATTGTAGCTGGCACTATCCAGGATTATGACCGTGGCGTGATCATAGGCGAAAAATCATTTGGAAAAGGATTAGTGCAACAGACTCGCCCCCTCTCCTATAATGCTCAACTTAAAGTTACCACCGCAAAATATTATACTCCTAGTGGCAGATGTATCCAGGCGCTAGATTACAGCCATAGAAATACAGATGGCAGTGTTGGCAAAGTTCCAGATTCATTAAAAAGAGAATTCTTCACTAAGAACCATAGGTCTGTTTTTGATGGCGGAGGTATAGATCCAGATGTTGATGTGGATCATAAAGACGTGGCACCTATTACCTATGCTTTGTATGCTGATGGGCTGCTATTTGATTATGCCACCATATACCACAGTAAGCATCCGGAAATAGCCAGTGCTGCTAATTTTTCATTGACTGATGAGGAATACGATGCTTTTATTTCATGGCTTGATAATCAAGATTATGATTACTCTACCAGCGCAGAAGAGACCCTTTCAGAACTTACTGAATATGCTCACAAGGAAAAGTATTACCCCGAGATAGAAGATCAACTTTCTGCCTTGAAAAATACACTTATGAAAAGTAAGGCCAATGACCTGAAGGATCATAAAAGTCAGCTAAAAGCATTGCTTGAAGAAGAAATCACATCCCGGTACTATTTAGAAAGCGGTTCCATTGAATCCACTTTTGATCATGATAGCGACATCAAAGCTGCAGTAGAACTATTGAATGATAGTGAGAAATACAAAGCTATATTGGCAGGTTCTTAA
- a CDS encoding C40 family peptidase, with translation MEFLKRLLKEKLFYVVLAVIFLINSAMKINKSQNSDLLKAYYEPEISVLDTLEDVKGMVEASLKNKRDSIVNLAMTLQGVPYRYAAKGPGSFDCSGFTCYVFKQFNIQLPASSILQSKHGEKISTDEIRKGDLLVFKSPTKGVNRVGHVGIAIENTDGKISFIHSSTGRGVVIDSLSHRYYNARYMGARRVLAD, from the coding sequence ATGGAATTTCTTAAAAGGCTTCTTAAAGAGAAATTATTCTATGTAGTACTGGCTGTTATATTTCTAATTAATAGTGCCATGAAAATTAATAAATCGCAAAATTCAGATTTATTAAAGGCGTATTACGAACCAGAGATATCAGTGCTAGATACGCTTGAAGATGTGAAAGGTATGGTGGAGGCTTCTCTTAAAAATAAAAGAGATAGTATAGTAAACCTGGCCATGACGCTTCAAGGGGTGCCTTACAGGTATGCGGCCAAAGGACCAGGATCTTTTGACTGTTCAGGATTTACCTGCTATGTTTTCAAACAGTTCAATATACAACTACCGGCTTCTTCTATTCTCCAGTCAAAGCACGGAGAGAAAATTTCTACTGATGAAATTAGAAAGGGCGATCTGCTTGTTTTCAAAAGTCCAACTAAGGGAGTTAACCGAGTAGGACATGTAGGCATAGCTATTGAAAATACTGATGGTAAAATCAGCTTTATTCACAGTTCTACTGGTAGAGGCGTAGTTATCGACAGTTTATCTCACAGATATTATAACGCTCGTTATATGGGAGCTAGAAGAGTATTGGCAGATTAA
- a CDS encoding glutamine synthetase III family protein — MAHLRFKALELSNNRPKVEVQSPGKISEFYGKDVFGLKQMQALLSPDIYKKVKKSIQEGTKIDPDTADVIASAAQSWALSKGATHYTHWFQPLTGSTAEKHDTFFDAGSGIEKFKGSALVQQEPDASSFPNGGIRSTFEARGYTAWDPSSPMFVYSNTLCIPTVFVSYTGEALDNKAPLLKAVEAVDRAATKVCQMFDKKVTRVKASLGCEQEYFVVDKALYANRPDLVMAGRTVFGHNPARGQQLDDHYFGSIAPRIYDFMRDFEVEAQRLGIPVSTRHNEVAPSQFEVAPLFEDINVATDHNLLLMDIMNKVAERHSLKVLFHEKPFAGLNGSGKHNNWSLITNTGTNLFQPSNSARENLLFLVFFINTIKAVYEHADLLRASIASAGNDHRLGANEAPPAIMSVFIGSQLTSVLDELEKKGNIKVEKGENMYMKLGIDKIPSIILDNTDRNRTSPFAFTGNKFEFRAVGSNENTGSPMAVLNLIVAEQLTEFYENVQKEMKKGAEKRMAIVSTLRKYIKDSKSIRFEGDGYSDEWVEEAAKRGLSNIKDTPRALDAYLTDKTRKMFAKHKVLNDIELEARNEIRWENYIMKIQIESRVMGDLVLNHIIPTAIAYQNKLLKNAEGLSALKIDNKEVVNIIESVSGYIGTLRKEVYNMIEERKRLNKVEDLRERSIGYCDDVKGKYFDTIRYAVDKLEMLVDDEDWPLVKYREMLFLR, encoded by the coding sequence ATGGCACATTTACGCTTTAAAGCATTAGAATTATCTAACAACCGTCCTAAAGTAGAGGTACAATCTCCTGGTAAGATTTCCGAGTTCTACGGCAAGGATGTTTTCGGATTAAAGCAGATGCAGGCATTGCTTTCTCCCGATATCTATAAAAAAGTTAAAAAGTCTATCCAGGAAGGTACTAAAATAGACCCTGATACTGCAGATGTTATTGCATCAGCGGCTCAGTCTTGGGCTCTTTCTAAAGGTGCTACCCATTATACCCACTGGTTCCAGCCTTTAACAGGTTCTACTGCAGAAAAGCACGATACCTTCTTTGACGCAGGTTCAGGTATTGAAAAATTTAAGGGTAGTGCATTAGTTCAGCAAGAGCCAGATGCATCATCTTTCCCTAACGGAGGTATTAGAAGTACTTTCGAAGCCCGTGGTTATACGGCTTGGGATCCTAGTTCTCCAATGTTCGTTTACAGTAATACGCTTTGTATTCCTACTGTATTCGTATCATACACAGGAGAAGCGCTGGATAACAAGGCTCCTCTTTTAAAAGCAGTGGAGGCAGTAGATAGAGCAGCTACCAAAGTGTGCCAAATGTTTGATAAAAAAGTTACTCGCGTAAAAGCATCATTAGGATGTGAGCAAGAGTACTTTGTGGTAGATAAAGCTCTTTATGCTAACCGTCCTGACTTAGTAATGGCAGGAAGAACCGTATTTGGTCATAACCCAGCTCGTGGTCAGCAGTTAGATGATCACTATTTCGGATCTATTGCTCCTCGTATTTATGATTTCATGCGCGATTTCGAAGTGGAGGCTCAGAGATTAGGAATTCCTGTAAGTACAAGACATAATGAAGTAGCGCCAAGTCAGTTTGAAGTGGCTCCACTTTTTGAAGATATTAACGTAGCTACAGATCATAACTTGCTACTTATGGATATCATGAATAAAGTTGCTGAGAGACACAGTCTTAAAGTTTTATTCCATGAGAAGCCATTTGCAGGTCTTAATGGTAGTGGTAAGCACAATAACTGGTCTTTAATCACTAACACTGGTACTAACCTTTTCCAGCCTAGCAACAGTGCTAGAGAGAATTTACTTTTCTTGGTGTTCTTTATCAACACTATTAAAGCGGTATATGAGCATGCAGATCTTTTAAGAGCTAGTATTGCTTCTGCAGGTAATGATCACAGATTAGGTGCTAATGAGGCTCCTCCTGCTATCATGTCTGTATTTATCGGTTCTCAGCTTACTTCTGTTCTTGATGAGCTAGAGAAGAAGGGTAACATTAAAGTAGAAAAAGGTGAGAACATGTATATGAAGTTAGGTATTGATAAAATACCAAGCATTATACTTGATAACACTGATAGAAACAGAACTTCTCCATTTGCCTTCACAGGTAATAAGTTCGAGTTCAGAGCGGTAGGTAGTAACGAAAACACAGGTTCGCCTATGGCAGTGCTTAACCTTATTGTGGCTGAGCAGCTTACTGAGTTCTATGAGAACGTTCAGAAGGAAATGAAAAAAGGTGCTGAAAAGAGAATGGCCATTGTGTCTACACTTAGAAAGTACATAAAAGATTCAAAATCAATCCGTTTCGAAGGAGATGGATACTCTGATGAGTGGGTTGAAGAAGCAGCGAAGAGAGGTTTATCTAACATTAAAGATACTCCAAGAGCGCTTGATGCTTACCTTACTGATAAGACAAGAAAAATGTTTGCTAAGCACAAAGTGCTTAACGATATAGAGCTTGAAGCAAGAAACGAAATCCGTTGGGAAAACTATATCATGAAGATTCAGATTGAATCTAGAGTGATGGGAGATTTGGTACTTAACCACATCATTCCTACTGCTATTGCTTACCAAAATAAATTATTGAAAAATGCTGAAGGCTTAAGTGCCCTGAAGATTGACAATAAAGAGGTGGTGAATATTATTGAGTCTGTTTCTGGATACATCGGTACACTAAGAAAAGAAGTGTATAACATGATCGAGGAAAGAAAGAGATTGAATAAAGTTGAGGATCTACGTGAGAGATCTATCGGATACTGTGATGATGTGAAAGGTAAATACTTTGACACTATCCGTTATGCTGTAGATAAGCTTGAAATGCTTGTAGATGATGAGGATTGGCCTCTAGTGAAGTACAGAGAAATGCTTTTCTTAAGATAA
- a CDS encoding phosphatase PAP2 family protein, translated as MMQGRSRALLIIVILILFITSTPFLFIQKGDIVLWITHHYTPFQDWLFSRVTLVGDGLAVPIMIIILCFVKFKHAITMSLIGIAHALIINIFKRGLFHHAPRPKNVLPNELLHFIPGVDVHGIMSFPSGHTTTAFAIAFFVFLITDKKVIGYISLFAALMVAYSRMYLLQHFYMDVFFGAYLGSLIAYGSYILQDRIKLPGWAEYRIFIRIAGSKSQTEADEPQTANS; from the coding sequence ATGATGCAAGGAAGAAGCAGAGCACTACTTATCATTGTTATTCTAATACTATTTATAACGTCCACGCCCTTTCTATTTATTCAGAAAGGAGATATAGTACTTTGGATAACTCATCATTACACTCCCTTTCAAGACTGGCTCTTCTCAAGGGTCACGTTAGTGGGTGATGGCCTGGCTGTACCTATAATGATTATAATTCTCTGTTTTGTAAAATTCAAGCATGCCATTACCATGAGCCTCATAGGGATAGCACATGCTTTAATCATTAACATATTTAAAAGAGGCTTATTTCATCACGCCCCAAGACCGAAAAATGTATTACCAAATGAACTGCTTCATTTTATTCCGGGTGTAGATGTTCATGGCATCATGTCATTCCCTTCCGGTCATACTACCACGGCCTTTGCCATTGCCTTCTTCGTTTTTCTAATCACCGATAAAAAAGTTATAGGTTACATCAGCTTGTTTGCTGCCTTAATGGTAGCCTATTCAAGAATGTATTTGCTACAACACTTCTACATGGATGTATTCTTTGGCGCTTACTTAGGCTCTTTAATCGCCTATGGCAGTTATATTTTACAAGACCGCATAAAATTACCAGGCTGGGCCGAATACAGAATATTTATCAGGATTGCGGGCTCCAAATCACAAACGGAGGCTGATGAACCGCAAACCGCTAATTCTTAA
- a CDS encoding ArnT family glycosyltransferase: MNTKFLIIAALSIVVFYANIWGNSIYILDEAKNATCAREMLHRGDIIVPTFNDELRTDKPPLHYYFMMLSYTLFGGANPFSARFFSALMGVFTVMLVFMIGKRELGERSAFYASLVMLASLQLPLQFHLAVPDPYLIFLVTAATFYLYRYNRTEKWIHFIIGYGAVGLGVLVKGPVAIVLPGLSIFVYLILSKQLKWSAIWRMRPLLGALLILIIAVPWYFMVYQATDGQWIEAFFFKHNIGRYTSTMEGHGGLPLLAIPVALLSLLPFSTFIIQVLKNAWKSRYANPLISLALAAGCSTVLFFSFSQTILPSYISPALPFLSLLFGYYFDQLVTNYSASLKGVKSSVLVFAFIAISLPVAGYLAMKNDQSIADLKLLSLWLLVFSFGAVIAMIFAFKKDYKRMFMSLVISGLLWFQAFNYLIFPKLDAKNPVLASEDIWQQKEVYYYGRMNASFVFNAQKIIPPINSTADLQRLKQGPESFIILTRKDQATDLLTDQDFQLVFQQKDLFENHTTMIFEFKN; the protein is encoded by the coding sequence TTGAATACAAAATTTCTAATAATTGCAGCCCTGTCAATAGTGGTTTTTTATGCCAATATCTGGGGTAATTCCATCTATATTTTGGACGAAGCAAAAAATGCTACCTGTGCCAGAGAGATGCTGCACAGAGGCGATATTATAGTGCCAACTTTTAATGACGAGCTGCGTACTGATAAGCCTCCATTGCACTATTATTTTATGATGCTCTCCTATACACTGTTCGGTGGAGCGAATCCATTTTCAGCACGCTTTTTTTCTGCCCTTATGGGTGTGTTTACGGTTATGCTGGTCTTTATGATTGGAAAGCGAGAATTGGGTGAGCGTAGTGCTTTTTATGCATCCCTAGTTATGCTAGCTTCATTGCAGCTGCCGCTGCAGTTTCATTTGGCAGTGCCAGATCCATATTTGATCTTTCTGGTTACTGCGGCTACATTTTATCTCTATCGCTACAATAGGACCGAAAAATGGATACATTTTATTATCGGCTATGGTGCAGTAGGTTTGGGGGTGTTAGTGAAGGGGCCAGTGGCTATTGTTTTACCAGGGTTGTCAATTTTTGTGTATCTAATATTATCAAAGCAATTGAAATGGTCAGCTATTTGGCGAATGCGACCTTTGCTAGGGGCTTTGTTGATATTAATAATTGCTGTGCCGTGGTATTTTATGGTATATCAAGCTACGGATGGCCAATGGATCGAAGCTTTTTTCTTCAAGCATAACATTGGTAGGTATACGTCTACCATGGAAGGACACGGTGGTCTTCCTTTGCTGGCTATTCCTGTAGCATTATTGTCTCTTTTACCTTTTAGTACGTTTATTATTCAGGTTTTGAAAAATGCCTGGAAGAGCAGATATGCAAATCCTTTGATCAGCTTAGCTCTTGCGGCCGGTTGTAGCACAGTGCTGTTCTTTTCTTTTTCGCAAACTATACTGCCTAGCTACATTTCTCCAGCCTTGCCTTTTCTGTCGTTGCTTTTCGGCTACTATTTTGATCAGTTAGTGACTAATTACTCTGCTTCACTGAAAGGTGTGAAAAGTAGTGTTTTGGTATTTGCATTCATTGCCATATCACTTCCCGTTGCCGGCTACCTGGCTATGAAAAATGATCAGTCCATAGCAGATTTAAAGCTGTTGTCGCTTTGGCTTTTGGTGTTCAGTTTTGGTGCTGTTATCGCTATGATATTTGCTTTTAAAAAGGATTACAAACGGATGTTCATGTCATTGGTTATCTCCGGATTGCTATGGTTTCAGGCGTTTAACTATTTGATTTTTCCTAAGCTGGATGCAAAGAATCCTGTTTTAGCTAGTGAAGATATCTGGCAGCAAAAAGAGGTGTACTATTATGGTAGGATGAATGCTTCGTTTGTGTTCAATGCTCAAAAGATTATTCCACCGATCAATTCAACGGCTGACTTGCAGAGATTAAAACAAGGGCCTGAGTCCTTCATTATACTCACCAGAAAAGATCAGGCTACAGACCTTTTAACGGATCAGGATTTTCAACTCGTTTTTCAGCAGAAGGACCTTTTTGAAAACCACACTACTATGATCTTCGAATTTAAGAATTAG
- a CDS encoding glycosyltransferase family 2 protein yields the protein MKLSVVVTLLNEEDNIQPLLTNISKALTGHEYEIILVDDGSTDGTVRNIRKHADEHVKLVIFNKNYGQTTAIAAGIDYASGDYIITMDGDLQNDPTDIPVMLEKLEAEGWDVVAGYRKNRQDGMLLRKIPSKLANALIRKLSGVHIRDYGCTLKIFTKQAAKELDLYGELHRFIPILAKLKGAKITEMAVKHHPRIHGTSKYGIGRTFKVISDLILMLFYQKYFRRPIHLFGPLGIIALAVGGLINFYLLVEKLLGKDIWGRPLLILGVLILLAGIQFITFGLIAELMMRIYYESQNKKTYSIKDIFIGESKNTSIPQTTI from the coding sequence ATGAAACTATCAGTAGTTGTTACTCTGCTAAATGAAGAAGATAATATTCAACCATTATTGACTAACATTTCAAAGGCTTTAACAGGCCATGAATACGAGATTATTTTGGTTGATGACGGCTCTACTGATGGCACCGTCAGAAATATTAGAAAACATGCTGATGAACATGTTAAGCTGGTGATATTCAACAAGAACTATGGGCAAACTACAGCCATAGCCGCCGGCATTGATTATGCCAGTGGAGATTATATTATTACCATGGATGGCGATCTTCAAAATGACCCCACCGACATACCTGTTATGCTTGAAAAGCTAGAAGCAGAAGGATGGGATGTAGTGGCGGGTTATCGCAAAAACAGGCAAGATGGAATGCTTTTACGCAAGATTCCCAGCAAGTTAGCCAACGCCCTGATAAGAAAACTTAGTGGCGTACATATCAGAGACTATGGATGCACCTTAAAAATATTCACCAAGCAAGCGGCAAAAGAGCTGGATCTTTACGGAGAGCTTCATAGGTTCATTCCTATTTTGGCTAAATTGAAAGGCGCGAAAATCACAGAAATGGCCGTTAAGCACCACCCCAGAATACATGGAACATCCAAATACGGCATAGGCAGAACCTTTAAAGTCATCAGTGATCTTATCCTTATGCTATTTTATCAGAAATACTTCAGAAGACCGATCCACCTTTTCGGTCCTTTAGGCATTATTGCTTTGGCCGTTGGAGGGCTAATTAATTTTTATTTACTGGTAGAGAAATTACTTGGAAAAGACATTTGGGGAAGGCCATTATTAATTTTGGGTGTATTAATTTTGCTAGCTGGCATCCAGTTTATTACTTTCGGCCTCATCGCTGAGCTAATGATGAGGATTTACTATGAATCTCAGAACAAAAAAACTTACAGCATTAAAGACATATTTATCGGAGAAAGTAAAAATACCTCCATACCTCAAACTACTATTTAA
- a CDS encoding lysylphosphatidylglycerol synthase transmembrane domain-containing protein, with protein sequence MNLRTKKLTALKTYLSEKVKIPPYLKLLFKALVSGIAIYIAFSKINIEEATSVILHSNIYWLLLAFLLFNLSQWISAFRLKALLEELEIYASHWYHIRLFYFGMLYNIILPGGVGGDAYKVFLLKDRFNKKGRSIFSAIFLDRLCGLVALFFLAMILAVILDLPFEFNFNYILIGAVIIAYPAYYIFYKYLFKTFKQIYIKVNFLAILMQGTQIVCAYCILLALGADSYFLTYLMIFLLSAIATIIPITLGGLGMREIVFVYAAKFLVFDEETAIALSLIFFLITTLSSLMGIFVNMKAKPQPEVVINEA encoded by the coding sequence ATGAATCTCAGAACAAAAAAACTTACAGCATTAAAGACATATTTATCGGAGAAAGTAAAAATACCTCCATACCTCAAACTACTATTTAAAGCGCTGGTAAGTGGCATAGCTATTTACATAGCATTCAGCAAAATTAACATTGAGGAAGCTACATCTGTAATTTTACACAGCAACATTTATTGGCTCCTCTTAGCTTTTCTCCTTTTCAATCTGTCTCAATGGATCAGTGCATTTAGATTAAAAGCACTTTTAGAGGAACTAGAAATATATGCTTCTCACTGGTACCACATCAGATTGTTTTATTTTGGCATGCTTTATAACATTATTTTGCCCGGAGGTGTGGGTGGAGATGCTTACAAAGTTTTTCTATTAAAGGACCGGTTTAACAAAAAAGGCAGATCCATCTTTTCCGCCATTTTTCTAGATAGATTATGCGGGTTAGTAGCCTTATTTTTCCTGGCTATGATACTGGCAGTAATTTTAGACCTGCCATTTGAGTTTAATTTCAATTACATTCTCATAGGCGCGGTAATTATAGCCTACCCAGCCTATTATATCTTTTACAAGTACCTGTTCAAGACCTTTAAGCAGATTTATATAAAGGTTAATTTCCTGGCTATTCTCATGCAGGGAACACAAATAGTCTGTGCGTATTGCATTCTACTAGCGCTGGGAGCTGATTCCTATTTCCTTACTTATTTGATGATATTTTTGCTATCTGCCATAGCCACCATCATCCCCATTACACTAGGAGGCCTCGGAATGAGGGAAATTGTATTTGTGTATGCGGCTAAGTTTTTAGTTTTTGATGAGGAGACGGCAATTGCTTTATCCCTGATTTTCTTCCTCATCACTACACTTTCTTCACTAATGGGCATTTTCGTGAATATGAAAGCTAAGCCTCAGCCGGAGGTAGTAATAAATGAAGCCTGA